In the genome of Halosolutus amylolyticus, the window GTCTCGGATCGCTTCCTCGAAATCATTGCGGAACTCCGTTCCAGACGTCGTATTGTGGAAGTCATCATACAGTTGTACGATCGCTTCCCGGAATGACCCTCTGTTCGACGTTGCGACCGGTGTCCCTGCGAGGATTCGATAGCGAACACGGTTCTCTACCATACTAAAGTAGTCGCCATGTTCACCACTGTCTGGGACGGCAACTATCTCGTCTTCGGAGGCGCGTAGTAACCGCGAGATGTGTTCGAATTTGTTACTGATCGTCGCTGTCCCTGAGTCGACTGAGATGGCATGGCTATCTCGGTCCCGAGTCTCACCAGACCGTAGACGCGAAGCCAGTACTTCGAAAAAGCGGAGAATGATCGAAATGGAGATTCCGAACTGGCCAGTGTACATGTGCGTCTCATCTAGCACGATGTGACCGATTGGTGAGTGCTCGGCACCCTCGCGATCCGATTCACTCACCTTCCAATCCACCCCGTTCCATGGAGTGGTGACACGATCGTTGGTGTTACAAACGAAACACACCAGTCCATCCCGGTCGTTGAGCACTCGATAATTGTTCATATCAGTGAGTGCTCTTCCGCAGTTCTCGCATTTACTGTATGGAGCGCCATAGAACGGCAACGTGGAGAAGGTTGAGTGGTGCGTATTCGACTCTACGGTCGGCATCGTGAAGAACTTCTCCGGCGTTCCGACGGTCAAACTCGGCAGATACTGTTGGGTTCGCTCCACGTCGTATACGAAGTCGTATAGGAACCCGCACTCAGAGTTGGTGCAGACGGGGAACTGTAGGTGATTGTCCATCGTGTCGAGACAGTGTCTGGAGTCACAATCCTGACACTCTGTGTCCAACTCGGAGCCACAGCAATCACAGCTCCCAATATACCCAACGAGATCATCGGCATCCAAGTATGTCCGCTCACCGGTCTCATCATACTGCCGCCCGATTGCGACCCCCACAGAGAACTCTTGATCGGGCATCGAACTCCCTGCATTGGAATGGTGTTGTCCTTGGACGTATCGCTTGTATTTTGTAGCGAGTTCGATCACTTCCTCTAGTTTGTCTTCGGTTAGCATCCGCGTCGGAAACGGGAATGCGGCGCGTGTATCTCGCTCGAGGATTGTCAACAGCGTTGAACCGTAGTAAACGATGGTCTTCCCAGCAGAGGTCGGTGCCTGAACGACGACTGGTGACGTCTCATCATCAAGGAGTGCAAGTGCCCTTTCTTGGATTGCGTCCCACTGGAATTTGTGAAGTGTTGGTTCGTCGGCTGCGGTACGCCCTGATTCGTACTCGTCGCTCTCGATGGGAGGCAGGTCACCAAGGTAGTGTCGAAGTGCCAATAGAACTCCCCGAAGATTTCGGAGCAGGGTCTCGTGTTCACGAGCGGCCGTCGCCTCTTGGGCTAGCACAGGAGCAGCTTCGAGCAGCTCATCATTGTCCATACAGACTAACTGGTCCAGCCGGTAACCCGAGGTGACCGGTTCCTCTTCGACGTAATCGTACACCCCGAATGATGTCGTTCTGAACCGCTCGCCTGCTTGTGGCACATCTCTTGTCTCCAACCGTGTCTCGAATGATTCGACGGTCCGTGTGAGGTAGCAGTCCTGTTGCCGATACCGGTTCTCTTCACTTACGTCACGGGAATTATCTTCTGCAGACAGTGCCGACTGTAGTTTCACGTCGTGCTGTTGACTCGGAAAATCAACGACCATTTCGTCGAATTCGAGTTCCATTGATGGATAGAAGACGCGCCGTTCGGCCCACCCTGACTGGTCGTTTTCGTCCACATATGTCTCGTTCCTCATCGTCACTGTGAGCCGGACGTAGTCATCGGAATCGCCCGCCGGCGTCAAACCCCCGAGATCTTCGTTCACCGATACTGTGAGACTCAGTGTTAGTGTCGGCCGATTATAATTAATCTCGGCAGTATCTCCACTCAATTCTGAGAGATTATCATCGGTTGCACCCGTGCGATCAAGCGCACGTCTCTCCTGAGCATCTCGGTTTGGGTTGATGACTGCAGCCTGCGTCTGGGTTCCTGCGATCGTGATCGTTTCTTCGTAGTCTGTATCGTTCGAAATGGGGATGGATTCTGGCCCAGCTTCGAACTGAACGGGAATCGCTGTGGTCGCAAACGGTCGCTCCGCGGTATACATGTTGTGTGGTTCCCCACCAATCATGAGCGTTGGCAAGTGATTCTCTGTTAGTTGATACGGCGAACTGTAATCAACATCCAGATATGCACCGACGAATCCGTCGATAGCGACGGTTAACTCAGCGTCAAGACTGTCGCGTTCGACAAGAACGTGGACACGGTGGGCAGACGGGTTTTTGAACATTGCATCGTCGAACCCACCAACCGGGCGCGGGACGAGACAATTTCCATCACCAACTTCGTCAGTACGGACGCCGCGGCGGTAGGTAAAATCTGTGAGGTGCTCTACAGAGAGTCGGTCGAGATATGATGCATCCTTAGTGGTTGGCCGCAGTTGTGGAAGCAATTGATCTTGGAGAACCGTCTGTGGGTCACCGTCAGGAAGAAGCCGTGAATCCATTCTTAGTTAATAAATTCCCGCACTTCTCATTAACTTGTCCTATTCATTCCCTTCCTACTAAGGGAAAAGAACTAGACGGTACACGGTAGTAGTGATTTCGTCGAGTACTGCCCTCATCTATCTTTCTGTCGTAGCCATTCTTTATACGAAACCCATGGGCTGTATCGTCTGTGTATGGTGGCGAGTTCGCTTGCCCGCTCCTGCACATCGTGGGGGCTCTTGATGTGACGACCAGTGAATGTGAAAAATTTCTGTCCGTCAAAGAGTTCAACCGGGAAGTTCTTTGCATGACCGTATTCACTTTCTAAATTGTAACCTGATGCTAAGATATGGAGTCCATGGCCGCCGACCGAGACCTCGGTGTACGAATTGACTGTGGTAAAGATATCCTTGCTGGCGTCGTTAGTGAATCGAAGTTCGTTGTCAAGACAATCGTCTAAATCAATAAGGACAAGTTCGTCATCAAGACCCATGGCAAAGCCGACTCCTTCTGGAGCTTCGTGATCGGCGTACGCAAGTTGTGCTTCCTGATAACTCATATGATGTTCCTGCGTTTTGAGTACATCAACGGCCCTGCCTGATGCAGGGTCAATAGGCTCCTTATCGGCATTGAAACATGCCCACCTATCACGTTGTTTCAGCGAGTGTAAGAGTTCGTTCGATGCTATCTCTGATTCCTGAAGTTGCATTAGTGGGTCTGTGGGATTGGAACTGGAAAAATATTTACACCCATTGTACAATTGATACCGTACACTCTCTTGACGATGAATTCTGATACAGATGATGATTCTTGGCGGAGGCGAGAATTACTGTTCCGACAGGCGATGAAAGATAAGAATCTGTTATACAAGACCTACAGTCGGTATTATAGGGCCCATCACATCACAACGAAAGCAGGTTGGATCTCCACGGGGCTCACAGCAATCATTGGTGCCGTTCTTCTGTATGTGATCACATCAGCCACGTTCAACTTACCAGTGATCAGTGGATATCTTCAAGGAACCGACGACGTTCTAGCGATTTTGTTGCTCATCGTCTCATTGATAGACGCATTTTACTCACCGGAGGCCCGGTCGATCAGGTACTATAGAGCAGGGCAGGACCTTCAAGAACTTCATGACGAGTACGAGAACTTTGTCAACCTGGCTATCGCTGACCCTGGTCGAAATATCGATATGCTAGCCGAAGAATTCGAACAGCTGCACAAAAGACGACACAGTTTGAACAAATCAGTCCCTCAACTCAGTGGAATTTGGCATTCGATGGTCAAAATGGATCAACACGGCTACCGAACGTTGATACCTTTCGTTCCTAGCAAGCAGGAATTGTCGGTTCGGAGTTTGATTGAGTCGAAGCTCTCATCGGAAAATGAGGGACGTTCGTCCCCTAAAAAACAGTGGGAAGAGACGCTGTCGGAGAAAGTTAATGGGTTCAAACAGAAAGAGACTGTAAATCAAAACTGAAATTAGCAGGAATGGTTTAGGAGATTACTGGTCCAGCATAACCAGCACGCAAACAGACTTGTCGAACCCATAATTATTTACACTTCTTAGATAGAGCTTGTTACAACTGCTTAAAAAGAGGAAAAGGCAGGGGTTTAGGCCCGTGTCTGATGTTCTGCCATAAGTTCCCGGAGGCTTTCTTCTTCCCCATTCCAGTACGTCTCTGTCTCGTCTTGTTCTTCGATGAACTGGTCAGCCCGGTCCTCTACCGTTTCTTTTCCAAGTTTGTTGGCATTCGGTAGTTTCGAGTATCCGTTTTCCAGGAGGGTCGCTGCCTTCTCGAAGCCAGTGTCGAGTTCATAGTCGGGAACATCTTTGCTGTAGTGTGTGAGCGCACGTGTCGCAGCGTTGTATGTCTCCCAGAGCGTCGGACTGTCTTTGTCGTTGATCTCGTCGTGTAAGGAGTTCAGGAGGTCGGGTACTGGCTGCTCGAGGTACTCTCCGAGACCTTTCTCAAGTAGGACCAGTAGTGCTTCGTCCTGGTTGAGAAAGGTCTGGTTCTGTGCTTCTTCAATCCGGTTCTCGACGATTTCCGGGCTTTCAACAACGCTGTCAACCGCGTTGTAGGCAAGGCTGGGTTGGAATGGCTCGCTGTGTGTCTGTTCGAAATGAAGCCGTCCGTCGAAGGCCATCATTCCGTTGCTGCAGACCTGACGCATCCCTCCGACATCGTATTTGACTGCGTGGAAGCCGGAGTGGCCAGACTGGATCTGTAGTCCGAGCTCGATAGGATCATCGTCGGCTGCATATACAGTTGTGTCGCCGGTGAAGCCGATTTTAGCACTCATTTTGTGTGCAGTAGGTGATAGACTGATGGTTCCAGTGACACCAAGATCGTAGCTGTCTTGATGACGATCTATAGCATCACAAATCGTCTCCAAGATATCTCCGTATTGGATGATGTTGTAGAAGTCTTTCGAGGAGGAGACCACGCCGGTTGCCCGCAGATCATCCGTCCACAGCGAGTCTCTATACGGGATTTCCTCCCACACGTCCTCGCCCTCGTGATGTGCGTAGACCTCGTGACGCTCAACCTGTGGTAGTTTATCCGTGGTTTCGTATAGTTGGTCTAAGTCGTCGAAAGCATAGGTTTGTTCTTGCATCTGTACATCGCCTCGTTCTACCAGAGGAAGTGGGGTTGAAGAGAGTAGTAGCCAAGGGGATACCCTGTTTCGTATGAATTCAATCAATCATCTACTTCGGTGAGATCCTGTTCTGTGACCTCGCGTGTGCCTTGCCGCATTGCCCGGTGTCCGGCCTGAAGCAGTTGTTCGAAAGCTTGCCGGCAATCACCTGTATTGTCTGCGACCTGTTCTGCGATAGTCTCAATCACTTCGTTGCTGACCGTTCCGGGTTTGAATGTCTGTTCCACGGCATCTTGAAGGATCTTTTCAAGCTGGGTAGCGGTGTAGGGTTCGAACTCGATGGTTCGGCAGTTAAGCCGGCTCCAGCTCCGTGAGTCAAGCATGATCTCGTCCGGTGGGAGATTGGATGTCACGATTAGTCCAAGTTTGTTTTCGGTTTGTTGGCTGAGCATATGGAGGTCGTACGCAACCTCGGTCTTTTCTTTCAACTGGTCGAATTCATCAAGCGATACGGCGACACTCCGGTTTTTCTGAAGCCATTCACGGAGTTTGGAGAGTAGTTCGTCGACCGGTTTGCCTTTGCGTGGTGCTGGATATCCGAGTTGGATCAGTAGTTCGGTGAGTAACGCGGAACGAGTAGAGTACTGCCAGCAGTTGATCTGAATGGTTTTCACACTGGTCTCGGTTGCGAGTGCGTCGAACACATGGTTGACACACATGGTTTTCCCGGTTCCGGGCGTTCCGTGGATAAGCAGGGTTTCAGGTGTATTGCGTTTAATCAGTGGCCGGAGACCGTCACGGATCGCATGGATTTCTTTGTCGCGACCCGTGGGCTTGAGGCTGGCTTCACCGTTCAGGTAGCGTTCTGAATAGATGATGCCACTGCTAGTAGAGGTGTTGTCAAACATTGGTGGATCACCTTCACTTGGTTTGTCTGTCAGTGGGTATTCAAAAGCAGAACCTGGGATACTATTTCGTATGTGGGAGAGTGTACAGGCTTTCGAATGGATACACCGCTAATAGTTTTCTCATGGGGTATCCCCCTTGGGTCATGTTTTTCCCAACTGAAGGCCAGTGTCCGAAAATCCGTGTGAGTCCTGACCTCCAAATACTAAGTCTATGACCGATATTATCGATACCGCTGACCCGTTGACTCGAACGTATCTCCCCGCACAACTCGTCGATAGAGAATCAGAACAGGAGACCCTGTCAGAAGCGTTTGCGGCTGATACAGAGACTCGGCTTCAGCACATCCATATCTACGGACCCCGTGGGACCGGGAAAACCCATCTAGTCAAACAGTTTCTTACAACGTTTCCTTCAACAGTGACCACCTGCTACGTCTCAGGACGGCCACACGACACCCAGTACAAA includes:
- a CDS encoding Cdc6/Cdc18 family protein; the protein is MFDNTSTSSGIIYSERYLNGEASLKPTGRDKEIHAIRDGLRPLIKRNTPETLLIHGTPGTGKTMCVNHVFDALATETSVKTIQINCWQYSTRSALLTELLIQLGYPAPRKGKPVDELLSKLREWLQKNRSVAVSLDEFDQLKEKTEVAYDLHMLSQQTENKLGLIVTSNLPPDEIMLDSRSWSRLNCRTIEFEPYTATQLEKILQDAVEQTFKPGTVSNEVIETIAEQVADNTGDCRQAFEQLLQAGHRAMRQGTREVTEQDLTEVDD
- a CDS encoding DEAD/DEAH box helicase gives rise to the protein MDSRLLPDGDPQTVLQDQLLPQLRPTTKDASYLDRLSVEHLTDFTYRRGVRTDEVGDGNCLVPRPVGGFDDAMFKNPSAHRVHVLVERDSLDAELTVAIDGFVGAYLDVDYSSPYQLTENHLPTLMIGGEPHNMYTAERPFATTAIPVQFEAGPESIPISNDTDYEETITIAGTQTQAAVINPNRDAQERRALDRTGATDDNLSELSGDTAEINYNRPTLTLSLTVSVNEDLGGLTPAGDSDDYVRLTVTMRNETYVDENDQSGWAERRVFYPSMELEFDEMVVDFPSQQHDVKLQSALSAEDNSRDVSEENRYRQQDCYLTRTVESFETRLETRDVPQAGERFRTTSFGVYDYVEEEPVTSGYRLDQLVCMDNDELLEAAPVLAQEATAAREHETLLRNLRGVLLALRHYLGDLPPIESDEYESGRTAADEPTLHKFQWDAIQERALALLDDETSPVVVQAPTSAGKTIVYYGSTLLTILERDTRAAFPFPTRMLTEDKLEEVIELATKYKRYVQGQHHSNAGSSMPDQEFSVGVAIGRQYDETGERTYLDADDLVGYIGSCDCCGSELDTECQDCDSRHCLDTMDNHLQFPVCTNSECGFLYDFVYDVERTQQYLPSLTVGTPEKFFTMPTVESNTHHSTFSTLPFYGAPYSKCENCGRALTDMNNYRVLNDRDGLVCFVCNTNDRVTTPWNGVDWKVSESDREGAEHSPIGHIVLDETHMYTGQFGISISIILRFFEVLASRLRSGETRDRDSHAISVDSGTATISNKFEHISRLLRASEDEIVAVPDSGEHGDYFSMVENRVRYRILAGTPVATSNRGSFREAIVQLYDDFHNTTSGTEFRNDFEEAIRDARVDADISHYEQILGYLHRKSDGYSLRESIGDRADQISDGGLSDLQFISGESSKSALRKSMGMGSEAADPVVLANLVVSLGIDIPELNNLLLFGAPRSMSEQMQTIGRTGRKDAAGHAAIHLYPGKPRDMQIERKFHQLLGNVDDYYDTAAIHPTNPYLARILFEFLLGPFLTIEYAIREQAFDYDNPHDIQDLVKMFDEHDRPLQNPHAQELYADMRSIFCPPDVQLDSQILDVIDEQVTDQLFDFIGTREHESKWFEAATQARVNNRSMNINEWFSEYFEDKDLELRGTSDEQVGTKIEWKLPSEVNE
- a CDS encoding DUF932 domain-containing protein, which produces MQEQTYAFDDLDQLYETTDKLPQVERHEVYAHHEGEDVWEEIPYRDSLWTDDLRATGVVSSSKDFYNIIQYGDILETICDAIDRHQDSYDLGVTGTISLSPTAHKMSAKIGFTGDTTVYAADDDPIELGLQIQSGHSGFHAVKYDVGGMRQVCSNGMMAFDGRLHFEQTHSEPFQPSLAYNAVDSVVESPEIVENRIEEAQNQTFLNQDEALLVLLEKGLGEYLEQPVPDLLNSLHDEINDKDSPTLWETYNAATRALTHYSKDVPDYELDTGFEKAATLLENGYSKLPNANKLGKETVEDRADQFIEEQDETETYWNGEEESLRELMAEHQTRA